The proteins below are encoded in one region of Aquisphaera giovannonii:
- a CDS encoding arabinan endo-1,5-alpha-L-arabinosidase, whose amino-acid sequence MRRLLTRSIVLLITSVGGPVTQAQVGDATRVHDPCIIKEGEWYYVFSTGPGIPIRRSRDLKTWARDGRALDGPPGWAKAAVPAGRDLWAPDISLFGGKFHLYYSISTFGKNRSCIGLATNRTLDRSSPDYRWVDEGLVIASEPGRDDFNAIDPDVVLDEEGTRWLSFGSFWGGVQLVRLDRASGKPAGAVSRIAARPEHAIEAPYLYRRGGFYYLFASFDRCCQGVQSTYKIMVGRSRKVDGPYVDDVGKPMLEGGGTLVLEEEGRYRGPGHNAILRDGAREYLVHHAYDAEAFGRPTLQIRPLTWTDAGWPKPGAPIAEPENPRHPASPAR is encoded by the coding sequence ATGCGACGGCTCCTGACGAGGTCCATCGTGCTGTTGATCACGTCCGTCGGCGGCCCCGTCACGCAGGCCCAGGTCGGCGACGCGACGCGGGTCCACGACCCGTGCATCATCAAGGAAGGCGAATGGTACTATGTCTTCAGCACGGGTCCGGGGATCCCGATCCGGCGATCGAGGGACCTGAAGACATGGGCCCGGGACGGCCGGGCGCTGGACGGGCCCCCGGGCTGGGCGAAGGCCGCCGTGCCCGCGGGCCGCGATCTCTGGGCGCCGGATATCAGCCTCTTCGGGGGGAAGTTCCACCTCTACTACTCGATCTCGACCTTCGGGAAGAACCGGTCGTGCATCGGCCTGGCGACGAACCGCACGCTGGATCGGTCCTCGCCGGATTACCGGTGGGTCGACGAGGGGCTCGTGATCGCCTCGGAGCCGGGGCGGGACGACTTCAACGCGATCGACCCGGACGTCGTGCTCGACGAGGAGGGGACACGCTGGCTCTCGTTCGGGTCGTTCTGGGGCGGGGTCCAACTCGTCCGGCTGGACCGAGCCTCGGGCAAGCCGGCGGGCGCGGTGTCGCGGATCGCCGCGAGGCCGGAGCACGCGATCGAGGCCCCGTACCTCTATCGACGGGGGGGCTTCTACTATCTCTTCGCCTCGTTCGACAGGTGTTGCCAGGGCGTGCAGAGCACTTACAAGATCATGGTCGGCAGGTCCCGGAAGGTCGACGGTCCCTACGTCGATGACGTCGGCAAGCCGATGCTGGAGGGCGGCGGGACGCTCGTCCTCGAAGAGGAGGGCCGGTATCGCGGACCCGGACACAACGCCATCCTCCGCGACGGGGCACGCGAATACCTCGTCCATCATGCCTACGACGCGGAGGCCTTCGGCCGCCCCACCCTGCAGATCCGCCCCCTGACCTGGACCGACGCCGGCTGGCCGAAGCCCGGCGCCCCGATCGCCGAGCCGGAGAATCCCCGGCATCCGGCGTCGCCGGCGAGATAG